A single genomic interval of Nostoc commune NIES-4072 harbors:
- a CDS encoding KGK domain-containing protein: protein MEDGFERLNHDEVVSIEPDTFNKLNIAKTFKVRDLITAIKEYIGAAETDEVNLYTQGLNCEVLQFSTQGWKKGKVRLALEFCPEDSESPLDEIFQRLKQVEN from the coding sequence ATGGAAGATGGATTCGAGAGACTAAACCATGATGAAGTTGTGTCTATAGAACCAGACACTTTTAATAAGTTAAATATTGCTAAAACTTTTAAAGTTCGTGATTTGATTACAGCAATTAAGGAATATATTGGAGCAGCAGAAACAGACGAAGTAAATTTGTATACACAAGGATTAAATTGTGAGGTTTTACAATTCAGTACTCAAGGGTGGAAAAAAGGAAAAGTTAGACTTGCTTTAGAATTTTGTCCTGAAGATTCTGAATCACCACTTGATGAAATTTTTCAAAGACTCAAACAAGTAGAAAATTAA
- a CDS encoding tetratricopeptide repeat protein, which yields MALFNQSLEIKEGIGNVQGKAATLHCLGMIYADKGEVEQAIALYNQSLEITQRIGDVKTKAATLHQLGILYANKGDVDEAIALYNQSLEITERIGNVQGKAATLSQLGILYANKGEVDEAIALFNQSLEIEERIGNVQGKAMTLWWLGHLAEQQGEYTKAISYLQPALEILQRLKSPDAEGVSASLDRIIRNS from the coding sequence ATCGCACTTTTCAATCAGTCTTTGGAAATAAAAGAAGGCATTGGAAATGTCCAAGGCAAAGCGGCGACGTTGCACTGTCTGGGAATGATCTACGCCGACAAAGGGGAAGTGGAACAAGCAATCGCACTCTACAATCAGTCTTTGGAAATAACTCAACGCATTGGTGATGTCAAAACCAAAGCGGCGACGTTGCATCAACTGGGAATACTCTACGCCAACAAAGGGGATGTGGATGAAGCGATCGCACTCTACAATCAGTCTTTGGAAATAACTGAACGCATTGGTAATGTCCAAGGCAAAGCGGCGACGTTAAGCCAACTGGGAATTCTATACGCCAATAAAGGGGAAGTGGATGAAGCGATCGCACTTTTCAATCAGTCTTTGGAAATAGAAGAACGCATTGGTAATGTCCAAGGCAAAGCAATGACTCTATGGTGGTTAGGACATTTGGCAGAACAGCAGGGTGAATACACTAAAGCGATATCCTATTTGCAACCAGCTTTAGAGATTTTGCAGCGATTGAAGTCACCGGATGCTGAAGGTGTGAGTGCAAGTCTTGATAGGATAATTCGTAATTCGTAA
- the ccsB gene encoding c-type cytochrome biogenesis protein CcsB translates to MNLVVLQNWLDNASFAILFLTMLVYWGGAAFPNLPYLAALGTAGMAIANLCMATLLGARWIEAGYFPLSNLYESLFFLTWGITTVHLIAESSSRSRLVGVVTAPVAMLIAAFATMTLPSQMQASEPLVPALKSNWLMMHVSVMMLSYSALMVGSLLAIAFLVVTRGQNIQLQGSSVGTGGYRSNGYRLHKAAELIPQPSAPSAENNGFARFETTSNGNGNGNTAVLGLVTTTPIQNPQDTRGLANASLSEIQNSEPLSPQRLSLAETLDNISYRIIGLGFPLLTIGIIAGGVWANEAWGSYWSWDPKETWALITWLVFAAYLHARITRGWQGRSPAILAATGFVVVWVCYLGVNLLGKGLHSYGWFF, encoded by the coding sequence ATGAATTTGGTTGTACTCCAGAACTGGCTGGACAATGCCTCCTTTGCCATATTATTCCTTACAATGCTGGTGTATTGGGGAGGAGCGGCTTTTCCGAATCTGCCTTATTTAGCCGCTTTGGGGACAGCTGGGATGGCGATCGCTAATTTGTGCATGGCGACTCTATTAGGGGCAAGATGGATAGAAGCTGGTTACTTTCCCTTAAGTAATCTCTATGAATCCCTGTTTTTCTTAACTTGGGGAATTACCACCGTCCATTTAATTGCTGAAAGTAGTAGTCGTAGCCGCTTAGTAGGAGTGGTTACAGCTCCTGTGGCAATGTTGATTGCTGCTTTTGCGACTATGACACTACCATCCCAGATGCAAGCGTCAGAACCTCTAGTACCTGCCTTAAAGTCAAATTGGCTGATGATGCATGTCAGCGTCATGATGTTGAGTTATTCTGCTTTGATGGTGGGTTCATTATTAGCGATCGCTTTTTTAGTTGTGACTCGCGGTCAAAACATTCAACTACAAGGTAGTTCAGTCGGTACTGGTGGCTATCGCAGCAACGGCTATCGCTTACACAAAGCAGCTGAACTAATTCCTCAACCATCAGCCCCTTCTGCCGAAAATAACGGCTTTGCTCGTTTTGAAACTACCAGTAACGGCAACGGTAACGGTAACACCGCAGTTTTGGGTTTAGTTACAACAACCCCAATCCAAAATCCGCAAGACACTCGAGGACTCGCTAACGCTTCGCTATCCGAAATCCAAAATTCGGAACCCCTTTCACCCCAGCGCCTTAGCCTTGCCGAAACCCTCGACAACATCAGCTATCGCATCATCGGGCTAGGATTTCCCCTGCTGACAATTGGTATTATTGCTGGTGGCGTTTGGGCTAACGAAGCTTGGGGTTCTTACTGGAGTTGGGACCCCAAAGAAACTTGGGCATTGATTACCTGGCTAGTGTTCGCTGCTTATCTCCACGCCCGAATCACTCGCGGTTGGCAAGGGCGTAGTCCGGCAATTTTAGCTGCCACTGGTTTTGTTGTTGTTTGGGTTTGCTATCTCGGTGTGAATCTTTTGGGTAAAGGGTTGCATTCTTACGGTTGGTTCTTTTAA
- a CDS encoding Uma2 family endonuclease: MLKYDPLACLPSSEELPDSDDTPVDNELQDLIPGLLKALLAIAWAERMDWFFGVDMGIYYDPDLPAIVPDGFLSLGVERFYDENLRPSYVLWEEKKLPILVLEVVSKTYRGEYSTKKAEYARLGILYYVVYNPFRRRKPRLEVYKLVNNIYELHDGNPVWLPELGLGIGIERGTYLGIPREWMYWYNQQGQRFLTSQEKAQQAEQKAQQAEQKAQQAEQKAQQAQQENQLLRERLRSLGIDPDSLS, from the coding sequence ATGCTAAAGTACGATCCGTTAGCTTGTTTGCCCTCATCAGAGGAACTGCCAGACTCTGACGATACCCCTGTGGATAATGAATTACAAGATTTAATTCCCGGTTTACTCAAAGCGCTTCTAGCGATCGCTTGGGCAGAACGCATGGATTGGTTTTTTGGTGTAGATATGGGTATTTATTATGACCCAGATTTACCAGCAATAGTCCCAGATGGGTTTTTGAGTTTGGGCGTAGAGCGATTTTATGATGAAAACCTCCGCCCCAGTTATGTGCTTTGGGAAGAGAAGAAATTACCGATATTGGTGTTAGAGGTAGTATCTAAAACATACCGTGGTGAGTACTCGACCAAAAAAGCAGAGTATGCAAGATTGGGAATTTTGTATTATGTAGTTTACAACCCATTTCGTCGCCGTAAGCCACGTTTAGAAGTTTACAAATTAGTTAACAATATTTATGAATTACATGATGGTAATCCAGTTTGGTTGCCAGAACTAGGTTTAGGAATTGGCATCGAACGAGGAACTTATCTAGGTATACCACGGGAATGGATGTATTGGTATAACCAACAAGGACAACGATTTTTAACATCACAAGAAAAAGCTCAACAAGCAGAACAAAAAGCTCAACAAGCAGAACAAAAAGCTCAACAAGCAGAACAAAAAGCTCAACAAGCACAGCAAGAAAACCAATTATTACGAGAACGGTTGCGATCGCTTGGCATAGATCCTGATTCTCTGTCCTGA